A genome region from Trichoderma asperellum chromosome 7, complete sequence includes the following:
- a CDS encoding uncharacterized protein (EggNog:ENOG41), giving the protein MIVLRIIFRICEYSQGLDSKIPMHEAYQYCLDSLPMLIALVIYNVVHPAFKFWCPDTSVIALSGLGGHAFGSFKERGGSYMWLRDSLLHDLTSETNEDFATKFNASLQTLANATIIRPIILIGYSLGGLIIKQDQFGKWEMTGPDAILVTKPSAIHCRPWEDGAEHICALDRTHSEMVKFKPNDSDYKDIVKEKIKGLSRRAFTVRDRLQSSKSTFLVPYSQNPDFVARSDILNNIKEQFGLGQHKGPVQSRGRVSLYGLGGVGKTQIALAYAYWL; this is encoded by the exons ATGATTGTC CTCCGCATTATTTTCCGCATATGCGAGTACTCCCAGGGTCTGGACAGCAAGATCCCCATGCATGAGGCATACCAATACTGTCTAGACTCGCTACCTATGTTAATTGCACTCGTGATCTATAATGTGGTGCATCCAG CTTTCAAGTTTTGGTGCCCGGACACA AGTGTCATTGCGTTATCTGGTCTCGGAGGACATGCCTTTGGGTCATTTAAGGAGAGGGGCGGAAGCTATATGTGGCTACGTGATTCTCTCCTGCACGATCTCACTTCGGAAACCAACG AAGATTTTGCTACCAAGTTCAACGCTAGTCTGCAAACACTAGCGAATGCTACAATAATCCGGCCCATTATCCTTATTGGCTATAGTCTTGGAGGGCTAATCATCAAACAG GATCAATTTGGCAAGTGGGAGATGACTGGGCCTGATGCAATTCTTGTTACAAAACCTTCGGCTATACATTGTCGTCCTTGGGAAGATGGCGCAGAGCACATCTGCGCCCTTGATCGTACGCATTCAGAAATGGTTAAGTTTAAACCTAACGACTCTGATTATAAGGACAttgtgaaagaaaaaatcaaGGGTCTTTCTAGACGGGCTTTTACAGTGCGGGATAGGTTGCAAAGTTCCAAATCAACAT TTCTGGTCCCATACAGCCAAAACCCAGATTTCGTAGCAAGATCTGACATCCTGAACAACATCAAGGAGCAATTTGGCCTGGGCCAACATAAAGGACCTGTTCAATCGCGCGGAAGAGTATCACTGTATGGTCTTGGTGGCGTTGG GAAGACGCAAATTGCATTAGCCTACGCCTACTGGCTTTGA